From a region of the Mycolicibacterium sp. MU0050 genome:
- a CDS encoding esterase family protein has translation MVAAVLTVPALSLLVSGVPPAAAFSREGLPVEYLSVYSAAMGRDIQVQFQGGGPHAVYLLDGLRAQDDFNGWDINTAAFEWFHESGVAAVLPVGGQSSFYSDWYSPSNFNNQSYTYKWETFLTSELPAYLAANKAVSPSGNAVVGLSMSGGAALILSAYHPGQFTYAASLSGFLNPASPFMKQAIRVAMLDAGGYNVDNMWGPPWNAAWKRNDPVEQVQRIVNNGTRLWIYCAPGGSTDLDENSDPNQALNATSLETLAVGSNKRFQEAYLAAGGRNATFHFPPAGNHSWAYWGQQLQAMKPDLIATLNG, from the coding sequence CTGGTGGCCGCGGTGCTGACGGTACCCGCGTTGTCACTGCTGGTCAGCGGCGTTCCGCCGGCTGCGGCCTTCTCCCGCGAGGGGCTGCCCGTGGAGTACCTGTCGGTGTACTCGGCCGCGATGGGCCGCGACATCCAGGTGCAGTTCCAGGGGGGTGGCCCGCACGCGGTCTACCTGCTCGACGGCCTGCGGGCCCAGGACGACTTCAATGGCTGGGACATCAACACCGCCGCGTTCGAGTGGTTCCACGAATCCGGGGTCGCGGCCGTGCTGCCGGTCGGTGGGCAGTCCAGCTTCTACAGCGACTGGTACTCGCCGTCGAACTTCAACAACCAGTCCTACACCTACAAGTGGGAAACCTTCCTCACCAGCGAACTGCCGGCTTACCTGGCCGCCAACAAGGCGGTGTCACCGAGCGGCAACGCCGTGGTGGGCCTGTCGATGTCCGGCGGGGCCGCCCTGATCTTGTCGGCCTATCACCCCGGCCAGTTCACCTACGCGGCCTCGCTGTCGGGCTTTCTGAACCCGGCCTCCCCGTTCATGAAGCAGGCGATCCGCGTCGCGATGCTCGACGCGGGTGGCTACAACGTCGACAACATGTGGGGTCCGCCGTGGAACGCGGCCTGGAAGCGCAACGATCCCGTCGAACAGGTCCAGCGGATCGTCAACAATGGCACGCGGCTGTGGATCTATTGCGCGCCAGGCGGTTCCACCGACCTGGACGAGAACTCCGACCCGAACCAGGCGCTCAACGCAACCAGTTTGGAGACCCTGGCGGTCGGGAGCAACAAGCGTTTCCAGGAGGCGTATCTCGCCGCCGGGGGCCGCAACGCCACCTTCCACTTCCCACCCGCGGGCAACCACTCGTGGGCCTACTGGGGGCAGCAGTTGCAGGCCATGAAGCCAGATCTGATCGCGACGCTCAATGGTTGA
- a CDS encoding alpha/beta hydrolase family protein, translated as MKFVEKMRGAWGRRLAAGAAVAALLPGLIGVAGSTATAGAFSRPGLPVEYLDVPSAGMGRDIRVQFQSGGPNSPAVYLLDGLRAQDDFNGWDINTAAFEWYYGSGLSVVMPVGGQSSFYADWYKPACGNNGCSTYKWETFLTQELPAYLAAKGVDSSRTAAVGLSMAGSAALTLAIWHPGQFQYAASLSGYLNLSEGWWPMLVNLSMGDAGGYDANDMWGRTQDPNNAWERHDPMVNIDRLVANNTRIWIFCGNGKPAEVNGNLAGNNFNAKFLESFTLRTNKTFKDNYIAAGGTNGVFNFPEGGTHDWPYWGQQLQAMKPDIQRVLGAVPQDPAALAASETDAAAEPVGTGG; from the coding sequence ATGAAGTTTGTCGAGAAGATGCGCGGTGCGTGGGGGCGCCGCCTCGCAGCGGGAGCCGCGGTTGCGGCGCTGCTGCCCGGTCTGATCGGCGTCGCCGGTAGCACCGCGACCGCCGGGGCGTTCTCCCGCCCCGGTCTGCCGGTGGAATACCTGGACGTCCCGTCGGCAGGGATGGGGCGCGACATCCGCGTCCAGTTCCAGAGCGGCGGACCGAACTCTCCGGCGGTGTATCTGCTCGACGGCCTGCGGGCCCAGGACGACTTCAACGGCTGGGACATCAACACCGCCGCGTTCGAGTGGTACTACGGTTCCGGCCTGTCGGTCGTGATGCCGGTCGGTGGCCAGTCCAGCTTCTACGCCGACTGGTACAAGCCGGCCTGCGGCAACAACGGGTGCTCCACCTACAAGTGGGAGACCTTCCTGACCCAGGAGCTGCCCGCGTATCTGGCCGCCAAGGGCGTGGACAGCAGCCGCACCGCGGCGGTGGGTCTGTCGATGGCCGGTTCGGCCGCCCTGACCCTGGCGATCTGGCATCCCGGCCAGTTCCAGTACGCCGCCTCGCTGTCGGGTTACCTGAACCTGTCCGAGGGCTGGTGGCCCATGCTGGTCAACCTCTCGATGGGTGACGCCGGCGGTTACGACGCCAACGACATGTGGGGCCGGACCCAGGATCCGAACAACGCGTGGGAGCGCCACGACCCGATGGTCAACATCGACCGCCTGGTGGCCAACAACACCCGCATCTGGATCTTCTGCGGCAACGGCAAGCCGGCCGAGGTGAACGGCAACCTGGCGGGCAACAACTTCAACGCGAAGTTCCTCGAGAGCTTCACGCTGCGGACCAACAAGACCTTCAAGGACAACTACATCGCGGCCGGGGGCACCAACGGTGTCTTCAACTTCCCCGAGGGCGGCACGCACGACTGGCCCTACTGGGGACAGCAGCTGCAGGCGATGAAGCCGGACATCCAGCGCGTGCTGGGTGCGGTCCCGCAGGACCCGGCCGCGCTGGCCGCGTCCGAGACCGACGCGGCCGCCGAGCCGGTCGGCACGGGTGGCTGA
- a CDS encoding alpha/beta hydrolase-fold protein, translated as MCAAVLAVGLWGVGTVSGTPGAAHADGVEYLQVPSAAMGRDIPVAFQAGGPHAVFLLDAFNAAPDVSNWVTVGNGMNALAGKGVSVAAPAGGAFSLYTNWEQDGSKQWETFLSTELPDWLAANKGLSPTGHGIVGAAQGGTAAVTLAAFYPNRFRYAGSMSGFMNPSNTFLNGAIQAGMMRFGGADANRMWGPAQLGRWKWHDPTVHAQLLVDNNTRLWVYSPQSLTASDPAAMIGYADQAQGSNRSFYSTYRSIGGSNGHFDFPTSGDHGWGSWAPQLGAMSGDIAAALR; from the coding sequence ATGTGCGCAGCGGTTCTGGCGGTCGGGCTATGGGGGGTGGGCACCGTTTCGGGCACGCCGGGAGCCGCGCACGCCGACGGCGTCGAGTACCTGCAGGTGCCCTCGGCGGCGATGGGCCGCGACATCCCGGTGGCATTCCAGGCGGGCGGCCCGCACGCGGTCTTCCTGCTCGACGCCTTCAACGCCGCGCCGGACGTCTCCAATTGGGTGACCGTGGGTAACGGCATGAATGCGTTGGCGGGCAAGGGCGTCTCCGTGGCCGCGCCGGCCGGCGGCGCGTTCAGCCTCTACACCAACTGGGAGCAGGACGGCAGCAAGCAGTGGGAGACGTTCCTGAGCACGGAACTGCCCGACTGGCTGGCGGCCAACAAGGGCCTGTCGCCCACCGGGCACGGCATCGTCGGGGCCGCCCAGGGCGGGACCGCCGCGGTGACGCTGGCGGCGTTCTACCCGAACCGCTTCCGCTACGCGGGGTCGATGTCGGGCTTCATGAACCCCTCGAACACCTTTCTCAACGGCGCCATCCAGGCCGGGATGATGCGCTTCGGCGGCGCGGACGCCAACCGGATGTGGGGCCCGGCGCAGCTGGGTCGGTGGAAGTGGCATGACCCGACGGTGCACGCGCAGCTGCTGGTCGACAACAACACCCGGCTGTGGGTCTACTCGCCGCAGTCCCTGACGGCCAGCGACCCTGCGGCGATGATCGGCTACGCGGATCAGGCGCAGGGCAGCAACCGGTCCTTCTACTCGACCTACCGCTCCATCGGCGGGTCCAACGGGCACTTCGACTTCCCGACCAGTGGCGACCACGGCTGGGGCTCGTGGGCGCCGCAGCTGGGCGCGATGTCCGGCGACATCGCCGCGGCACTTCGCTAG
- a CDS encoding DUF732 domain-containing protein gives MLTAPSLLVAATTAAAVCACSPGETVVTSSPVPEDPGAASVGHPHAGDLATTDEQREFLEALAKAGVHPSSDLMALSIGSYICQAHGAGQSDQAVRDFVLPLIRGDLRDAHPDVAATAMTNQVDAVTSVYMRVATDRLC, from the coding sequence GTGCTGACGGCGCCCTCGCTCTTGGTGGCCGCGACGACGGCTGCCGCGGTGTGTGCTTGCTCACCCGGCGAGACGGTGGTGACGTCCTCGCCGGTCCCGGAGGACCCCGGCGCCGCCTCGGTGGGCCACCCGCACGCCGGCGACCTGGCCACGACCGACGAACAGCGCGAGTTCCTCGAGGCGCTGGCGAAGGCCGGCGTGCACCCGTCGAGCGACCTCATGGCGCTGTCGATAGGCTCCTACATTTGTCAGGCGCATGGAGCGGGACAAAGCGATCAGGCGGTGCGGGATTTCGTACTGCCGCTGATCCGCGGCGACCTGCGCGATGCGCACCCTGACGTCGCGGCTACGGCGATGACCAATCAGGTCGACGCCGTGACATCGGTGTACATGCGCGTCGCAACCGACCGACTCTGCTAG
- a CDS encoding cutinase family protein, translating to MARTTKAARRRRHRILGLIAAAAVAVVIALVVALIVIIVRRPEAPPTAVPPSAIPPTSAPDRKPRPEFQDASCPDVQALVIPGTWESSRADDPLNPTQFPLSLMLKVSRPLQEQFGTDRLQVFTVPYTAQFHNPFSADGQMSYNDSRAEGTRAAVKALTDMNERCPLTSYVLMGFSQGAVIAGDIASDIGNARGPVDEDLVLGVTLIADGRREMGVGKEIGPNAPGHGAEITLHEVPMLSTLGLAMTGPRPGGFGALNDRTNQICAAGDLICAAPDGAFSITNLPRTLETLAGGAGQPVHALYATPQFWSLDGQPATEWTLNWARGLIENAPHPKHG from the coding sequence ATGGCTCGCACAACCAAGGCTGCCCGTCGCCGTCGGCACCGCATTCTCGGCCTGATCGCCGCCGCGGCCGTCGCTGTCGTCATCGCGCTCGTCGTGGCCCTCATCGTGATCATCGTCCGGCGTCCGGAGGCCCCGCCGACGGCGGTGCCGCCTTCGGCGATCCCGCCGACGTCGGCGCCCGACCGCAAGCCGCGACCCGAATTCCAGGACGCCAGCTGCCCGGACGTGCAGGCGCTGGTGATCCCGGGAACCTGGGAGTCCTCGCGCGCCGACGACCCGCTCAATCCGACGCAGTTCCCGCTGTCGTTGATGCTCAAGGTCAGTCGCCCGCTGCAGGAGCAGTTCGGCACCGACCGGCTGCAGGTGTTCACCGTTCCCTACACCGCGCAGTTCCACAATCCGTTCTCCGCCGACGGGCAGATGTCGTACAACGACAGCCGCGCCGAGGGCACCCGGGCCGCGGTCAAGGCGCTGACCGACATGAACGAGCGGTGCCCCCTGACGAGTTACGTGCTGATGGGCTTCTCCCAGGGCGCGGTGATCGCCGGTGACATCGCCAGCGACATCGGCAACGCGCGCGGGCCGGTCGACGAGGACCTGGTGCTCGGTGTGACGTTGATCGCGGACGGCCGCCGGGAGATGGGGGTCGGCAAGGAGATCGGTCCCAACGCCCCCGGCCACGGCGCCGAGATCACCCTGCACGAGGTGCCGATGCTCTCGACGCTCGGCCTGGCGATGACGGGGCCGCGCCCCGGCGGCTTCGGCGCGCTCAACGACCGGACCAACCAGATCTGCGCGGCCGGTGACCTGATCTGCGCGGCACCCGACGGCGCGTTCAGCATCACCAACCTGCCCCGGACGCTGGAGACGTTGGCCGGCGGCGCCGGTCAGCCGGTGCACGCGCTGTACGCCACTCCGCAGTTCTGGAGCCTGGACGGCCAGCCCGCCACCGAGTGGACGCTGAACTGGGCGCGCGGGTTGATCGAGAACGCCCCGCATCCCAAGCACGGCTGA
- the fadD32 gene encoding long-chain-fatty-acid--AMP ligase FadD32, whose translation MAFHNPFIKDGRIVFPENASIVKHVEKWAKVRGDSLAYRFLDFSTERDGVARDLNWADFSARNKAVAARLQQVTEPGDRVAILCPQNLHYLVAFFGALYGGRIAVPLFDPSEPGHVGRLHAVVDDCEPAAILTTTEAAEGVRKFFRSRPAKERPRVIAVDAIPDEVAATWVSPPEPDETTIAYLQYTSGSTRIPTGVQITHLNLATNVLQVVEGLDGDDGDRGLSWLPFFHDMGLITALIAPMLGYRFTFMTPAAFVRRPERWIRELARKPEDTGGTISVAPNFAFDHAAARGVPKEGPGAVDMSNVKAILNGSEPISAATVRRFNEAFGPFGFNPKAIKPSYGLAEATLFVSTTPSADEPRIISVDRDALNSGRFVEVDDDSIKAVAQAGAGKVGIGEWAVIVDPETASELPDGQIGEIWISGQNMGTGYWGKPEETRETFQNTLKSRINPSHAEGAADDATWVRTGDYGAYYDGELFITGRVKDLVIIDGRNHYPQDLEYSAQEASKALRTGYVAAFSVPANQLPDEVFENAHSGLKRDADDTSEQLVIVAERAPGAHKLDIGPITDDIRAAIAVRHGVTVRDVLLTAAGAIPRTSSGKIGRRACRAAYLDGTLRSGKVANAFPDALD comes from the coding sequence ATGGCGTTCCACAACCCCTTCATCAAGGACGGGCGGATCGTCTTTCCCGAAAACGCCAGCATCGTCAAGCACGTCGAGAAGTGGGCGAAGGTACGCGGAGACAGCCTGGCCTACCGCTTCCTGGATTTCTCCACCGAACGCGACGGCGTCGCGCGGGATCTCAACTGGGCCGACTTCAGCGCCCGTAACAAGGCGGTCGCGGCGCGTTTGCAGCAGGTCACCGAGCCCGGCGACCGGGTCGCCATCCTGTGCCCGCAGAACCTGCACTACCTGGTGGCGTTCTTCGGCGCGCTCTACGGCGGCCGGATCGCGGTGCCGCTGTTCGACCCCTCCGAGCCCGGTCACGTCGGCCGTCTGCATGCCGTCGTGGACGACTGCGAGCCCGCGGCCATCCTGACCACCACCGAGGCTGCCGAGGGTGTGCGCAAGTTCTTCCGCAGCCGGCCCGCCAAGGAGCGTCCGCGTGTCATCGCCGTCGACGCCATCCCCGACGAGGTCGCCGCCACCTGGGTGAGCCCGCCGGAGCCGGACGAGACCACGATCGCCTACCTGCAGTACACCTCCGGGTCCACCCGGATCCCCACAGGTGTGCAGATCACCCACCTGAACCTGGCCACCAACGTGCTGCAGGTGGTGGAGGGGCTCGACGGCGACGACGGCGACCGCGGTCTGTCGTGGCTGCCCTTCTTCCACGACATGGGCCTGATCACCGCGCTGATCGCGCCGATGCTCGGCTACCGCTTCACCTTCATGACCCCCGCCGCCTTCGTCCGTCGCCCCGAGCGGTGGATCCGCGAGCTGGCACGTAAGCCGGAGGACACCGGCGGCACCATCTCGGTGGCCCCGAACTTCGCGTTCGACCATGCGGCCGCGCGCGGTGTCCCCAAGGAGGGCCCCGGGGCGGTGGACATGTCCAACGTCAAGGCCATCCTCAACGGCAGCGAGCCGATCTCGGCCGCCACCGTCCGCCGGTTCAACGAGGCCTTCGGGCCGTTCGGCTTCAACCCCAAGGCCATCAAGCCGTCCTACGGCCTGGCCGAGGCGACGCTGTTCGTCTCCACGACGCCAAGCGCCGACGAGCCGCGGATCATCTCCGTCGATCGCGACGCGCTCAACTCCGGGCGGTTCGTCGAGGTGGATGACGACTCGATCAAGGCCGTCGCGCAGGCCGGCGCCGGCAAGGTCGGCATCGGTGAGTGGGCCGTCATCGTCGACCCGGAGACCGCCAGCGAGCTGCCGGACGGGCAGATCGGCGAGATCTGGATCAGCGGCCAGAACATGGGCACCGGGTACTGGGGCAAGCCCGAGGAAACCCGCGAGACCTTCCAGAACACCCTCAAGTCGCGGATCAACCCCTCGCACGCCGAGGGTGCCGCCGACGACGCCACCTGGGTGCGCACCGGCGACTACGGCGCCTACTACGACGGCGAGCTGTTCATCACGGGCCGGGTTAAGGACCTGGTCATCATCGACGGCCGCAACCACTACCCGCAGGACCTGGAGTACTCCGCCCAGGAGGCCAGCAAGGCGCTGCGCACCGGTTACGTCGCCGCCTTCTCGGTGCCGGCCAACCAGCTGCCCGACGAGGTCTTCGAGAACGCGCACTCGGGCCTGAAGCGCGACGCGGACGACACCTCCGAGCAGCTGGTGATCGTCGCCGAGCGCGCCCCCGGGGCCCACAAGCTGGACATCGGTCCGATCACCGACGACATCCGCGCCGCGATCGCGGTGCGGCACGGCGTGACGGTGCGCGACGTGTTGCTCACGGCCGCGGGCGCCATCCCACGCACCTCCAGCGGCAAGATCGGTCGCCGGGCGTGCCGTGCTGCGTACCTGGACGGAACCCTGCGCTCGGGCAAGGTGGCCAACGCCTTCCCGGACGCGTTGGACTAA